In the genome of Candidatus Ornithobacterium hominis, the window ATGTCAGCATCTACCAAGGCTTTCTCGGCTATTTTCCCGTTCACGTTTTTATTTCTCAAGTCAATCAGCATACAGTGATTTTCCGTTCCGCCAGATACGATTTCATAGCCCATTTCCATCAAATGCTCTGCTAATTTTTTAGAATTTTTGATGACATTTTCACCATAGGTTTTAAATGCTGGGCTCAAGCCTTCGCCAAAGGCAATGGCTTTTGCGGCAATCACATTTTCTAATGGGCCGCCTTGATTTCCTGGGAAAACAGCTGAATTCAGTAATTCAGACATCATTTTAGGTTTCCCTGCTCTTTTCTTGCCAAATGGATTTTCAAAATCATTCCCTAGCATGATGATTCCTCCCCGTGGCCCGCGTAAAGTTTTATGCGTGGTAGAAGTTACAATATGGCAGTGTGGCATTGGGTTATTGAGTAATCCCTTGGCAATCAGCCCCGCTGGGTGTGCAATATCTGCCATCAGCACAGCTCCTACCTCATCAGCTACTTTTCTAAATCTCTCATAGTCAATGTCTCGAGAATATGCCGATGCCCCGCAAATAATCATTTTTGGTTTCACTTCTTTAGCTTTAGCTTCCATCGCATCATAATCTATCAAGCCAGTTTCTTTATCTAGCCCATAGAAATAATTCTCAAACCGAATGCCTGAAAAATTCACGGGTGAACCGTGAGTCAAATGCCCCCCGTGAGATAAATCTAAACCTAAAATCTTATCTCCCGCAGCTAAACAAGCTAAATAAACTGCCGCATTGGCTTGCGAACCAGAATGCGGCTGTACATTCGCATATTCTGCACCAAAAAGTTCCTTCAGGCGGTCGATCGCGAGTTGCTCTACTTCGTCTATAACCTCACAGCCGCCATAGTAGCGCTTCCCAGGGTAGCCCTCCGCATATTTATTCGTCAGCACAGAACCCAAAGCCCTCAGCACATCATCGCTCACATAGTTTTCTGATGCAATCAGTTCTATACCATTCGTTTGCCTCTCTTTTTCCTTTTGAATTAAATCAAAAATTTTATCCATAATTATTTATTTTTATAAATTTATTCCTATTTGTATTCCCGTCATTTTTCGGTAGAACTCCAGCGCCTCATCATCCGTCATCATCGTTATAAAATCTATAACGCCCAAAATCTGATGATACACATCTTTCCCCTCATAGCGATGTGGCTCTGGCAGTAGAGACAAAGTTAAGCTTTCTTCTTTAGTTCGTTGATTTTTTTCTTTTACCACTGCAGGAACAAAATAGCTGAGCAAAGTCCCCATCACCCGATAACCCGCCAACTCGATTTCCATCACACTTTTGTGGCGATAAATATGCTCAAAAGAGAAATCCCTAATCTGCTGCAACGCCACCGATTTATTCAAAATTAAATCAAACAACGACGTCTCAAACTCCCCCGCCAGTAACTTCTCATGATGAATCACATAGCGCTCATACACCAGTTGCGTCAAAACACTAATCGCCTTTGCCCGCAGGTAAGCAATCGCATCATTTTTATCAGTCACCACACTCAGCTTCCGTTCAATTTCTTCAGGTTGCACCTCGCCCAGCTCCACCACTATATTTTTCAAAAGCTCAAGGCAAGTCCCGTGGTCTATAATCTGAAGCCGATGCGCATCCTCAAAGTCTATAATATTATAGCAAATATCATCCGCCGCCTCTGTAAGCCACACAAACGGATGCCGAGCAAAAGAAACAGGCGAATCCTGAATTTTTTTCATCCCCGTTTGCTCCGCCATTCTCACAAAAATTTCTTTCTCCGACTGGAAAAACCCAAATTTCCTAAGCCTTAAAAAATTTTTATCCTTAGCCGAAGACTCACACGGGTATTTAGCA includes:
- the glyA gene encoding serine hydroxymethyltransferase, giving the protein MDKIFDLIQKEKERQTNGIELIASENYVSDDVLRALGSVLTNKYAEGYPGKRYYGGCEVIDEVEQLAIDRLKELFGAEYANVQPHSGSQANAAVYLACLAAGDKILGLDLSHGGHLTHGSPVNFSGIRFENYFYGLDKETGLIDYDAMEAKAKEVKPKMIICGASAYSRDIDYERFRKVADEVGAVLMADIAHPAGLIAKGLLNNPMPHCHIVTSTTHKTLRGPRGGIIMLGNDFENPFGKKRAGKPKMMSELLNSAVFPGNQGGPLENVIAAKAIAFGEGLSPAFKTYGENVIKNSKKLAEHLMEMGYEIVSGGTENHCMLIDLRNKNVNGKIAEKALVDADITCNKNMVPFDTESPFITSGIRLGSAAVTTRGLKENDMETIANFINKVIENHDNEQVIKEVRADVNDLMKSKPLFQM
- the dgt gene encoding dGTP triphosphohydrolase, with the translated sequence MTDLNRLYSDQRTWATGQGANQDYRTAFQRDYDRIIFSPAFRKLQNKTQVFPLPGTTFVHNRLTHSLEVASVGRSLGHLVGHFFASRYKSELSKESRYFYKHNLAYVISSAALCHDIGNPAFGHSGEDAVAQYFVENEGLIRPLLSEAEWQDLTQFEGNANAIRVLTHAQSGKSKGGMLLTYSTLSAIAKYPCESSAKDKNFLRLRKFGFFQSEKEIFVRMAEQTGMKKIQDSPVSFARHPFVWLTEAADDICYNIIDFEDAHRLQIIDHGTCLELLKNIVVELGEVQPEEIERKLSVVTDKNDAIAYLRAKAISVLTQLVYERYVIHHEKLLAGEFETSLFDLILNKSVALQQIRDFSFEHIYRHKSVMEIELAGYRVMGTLLSYFVPAVVKEKNQRTKEESLTLSLLPEPHRYEGKDVYHQILGVIDFITMMTDDEALEFYRKMTGIQIGINL